A genome region from Cutaneotrichosporon cavernicola HIS019 DNA, chromosome: 5 includes the following:
- a CDS encoding uncharacterized protein (Transcription initiation factor TFIID 23-30kDa subunit), with the protein MSTANGTPSTSPAQPIASPNPTQAPPSQPSSQPPSQPPSQTQSQPPSQPQSQPLSQPQAQAQPQPQPNATATTIATQEKKEEEKEKEEADIFAARREEENARRDRSLAEFLVMLDGYKPLIPEEVTEYYLQRAGFECQDPRLKRLLSLSAQKFISDLSRDAFHFAKLRVSSTAAGRGRPAAGADRNRVVLTMDDLSLALGEHGVNVKKPDYYL; encoded by the exons ATGTCCACTGCAAACGGAACACCATCCACATCCCCTGCCCAACCCATCGCCTCTCCTAACCCTACTCAGGCGCCTCCGTCCCAGCCTTCGTCCCAGCCTCCGTCCCAACCTCCGTCCCAGACTCAGTCACAGCCTCCGTCACAGCCCCAGTCTCAACCTCTGTCACAgccccaagcccaagcccagcCACAGCCTCAGCCGaacgcgaccgcgaccacGATCGCCACccaggagaagaaggaggaggagaaggagaaaGAGGAAGCCGACATATTCGCTGCGCgccgtgaggaggagaatgCGCGTCGTGACCGCTCACTTGCCGAGTTCCTCGTCATGCTTGACGGGTACAAGCCCCTC atcCCCGAGGAGGTTACTGAGTATTATCTCCAACGCGCAGGCTTCGAGTGCCAGGACCCGAGGCT AAagcgcctcctctcgctctcggccCAAAAGTTTATCTCGGACTtgtcgcgcgacgcgttccACTTTGCCAAGCTGCGCGTTAGTAGCACGGCAGCCGGCCGTGGTCGGCCCGCGGCTGGCGCCGACCGCAACCGCGTCGTCCTGACGATGGACGACCTCTCCCTAGCTCTCGGCGAGCACGGCGTCAACGTCAAGAAGCCCGACTACT acCTCTAG
- a CDS encoding uncharacterized protein (DUF1771) has product MPDTSVLETNPHLAHYVFKLVQTNSSLQSRATPATGTSGQHPLSVSSSGESDEEDDTLNEDGDQDPASVDESKLSTSSDSASSLPNGRAPAVPSREGREELVRKIIALLDNDQEEDVKDLLREPMGELGKDDFLMDQVCLDCMHRHRDDLAGLAYQPGSFTPTRSRRPFTPPLVGTLRSRTPLARPHSPVTLGSGATTPTYGTGPSALGRVDSASSASSAPPAPASSSGYSSSGSPVLSPRVLNVKAAAFNPSTSPSVPAPGGRPVPSLSINAANTNFAPSDNPWRDSVPEPLPRSGSPFMIGGQGMARTGSNRAIAAPLISDPSSPFHSPLGTPTRSHMRLRDSDYASPTAVRPASRGVVPDEADDEEFSPFGSSLPRLHLQESSGLNTQARPFEPFGAADGQDEDEEDDPTNASNGMTPLDVLAQVFSTVPRHQLETALHNAGYDFEAAMAMLVSQFTLPRSGASTPNRVSSPRPLIGIDGRGVNHGLAPNQGYFNQGGRNFQGPAAGFGGPRNVGPTRMCRYFLNGECRRSDCRFSHDLDRALCRFWLRGHCAKGPNCEFMHNLPPSMDPSALNAAMQRLDINSPGGSRPGTPPVHGAYGAGDDFPDLLAARLNRHVGRFDPARNRFANAVKRPMPAAPVPTLTATGGRFSPAPGAAGFGGGTGAFSPAPGAGAPAPSPPAQPRPSNRVKLHPPTLLPTLKTGQAANEQYMSARATSIRLGHARNACLARAADAFRRGDGAAAKRFSREGKALNEKMVSESHEAANMLVKERMKDAQKAVRERDPSWSDDPRDRSERGRECGAGFGLVLGVAAASKVPDGAKLSSDERTECLLDLHTLHGNEGADIASHFLAELERENYRGLAYVVVGEEKHVGQQDPARGASKVRLGASVKSFLGEWGYAWSEAGGVLCVDPCR; this is encoded by the exons ATGCCCGACACATCGGTCCTCGAGACCAACCCCCACCTTGCGCACTACGTCTTCAAGTTAGTGCAGACGAATTCGTCGCTccagtcgcgcgcgacgccggccACCGGCACCAGTGGGCAGCACCCACTGAgcgtgtcgtcgtctggcgAATCagacgaggaagatgacACTCTCAACGAGGATGGCGATCAAGATCCCGCGTCTGTCGACGAGAGCAAGCTCTCAACGTCGTCTgactcggcgtcgtcccTCCCTAATGGCCGCGCGCCTGCCGTGCCGAGCCGCGAGGGGCGCGAGGAACTTGTCCGCAAGATCatcgctctcctcgacaacgatCAAGAGGAGGATGTCAAGGACCTCCTCCGCGAACCCAtgggcgagcttggcaag GACGATTTTCTCATGGACCAAGTCTGCCTCGACTGCATGCACCGGCATCGAG ACGACCTTGCCGGCCTCGCCTATCAGCCTGGGAGTTTTACGCCCACACGTTCGCGCCGCCCGTTCACACCTCCGCTCGTGGGAacgctgcgctcgcgcacgccaCTCGCGCGGCCTCACTCGCCTGTGACGCTGGGAAGCGGCGCCACCACTCCGACTTACGGCACTGGTCCGTCCGCCCTCGGCCGAGTCGACTCCGCTTCGTCAGCGTCCTCTGCGCCGCCGGCTCCGGCCTCGTCTTCTGGTTACAGCAGCTCTGGGTCGCCCGTATTGTCACCGCGTGTGCTCAACGTCAAAGCGGCCGCGTTCAACccgtccacctcgccgtcggtACCAGCGCCGGGTGGCCGCCCCGTTCCATCGCTTAGCATCAACGCGGCCAACACCAACTTTGCGCCCAGCGACAATCCATGGCGCGATTCTGTGCCGGAGCCTCTTCCGCGCTCTGGCTCGCCGTTTATGATCGGCGGACAGGGTATGGCGCGGACTGGCTCAAACCGCGCCATCGCTGCGCCTCTCATCAGCGACCCGTCCAGCCCCTTCCACTCTCCTCTCGGCACGCCGACGCGTTCGCATATGCGTCTCCGCGACAGTGATTACGCCTCCCCTACGGCCGTGCGCCCCGCGAGTCGTGGCGTCGTCCCTGACGAGgctgacgacgaggagttTTCTCCCTTCGGCTCGTCGCTGCCCAGGCTTCACCTGCAGGAGTCGTCTGGTCTTAACACCCAGGCGCGGCCCTTTGAACCTTTCGGTGCCGCCGACGGCCaggacgaagacgaggaggacgacccTACGAACGCGTCAAACGGCATGACACCTCTTGACGTGCTTGCACAGGTCTTTTCCACGGTTCCGCGTCACCAGCTGGAGACTGCCCTCCACAACGCCGGATACGACTTTGAGGCGGCGATGGCCATGCTGGTATCGCAGTTCACGCTGCCAAGGTCAGGCGCGTCAACGCCCAACCGTGTCTCGTCTCCGCGTCCCCTGATTGGCATTGACGGGCGCGGGGTCAACCACGGCCTGGCCCCCAACCAGGGCTACTTCAACCAGGGCGGGCGCAACTTCCAAGGCCCTGCCGCAGGGTTTGGTGGTCCGCGCAACGTTGGCCCAACGCGAATGTGCAGGTACTTTCTCAACGGCGAGTGCAGACGGTCCGACTGTCGCTTCAG tcatgacctcgaccgcgcgctCTGCCGGTTCTGGCTGCGAGGGCACTGTGCCAAGGGTCCTAACTGCGA GTTCATGCACAACCTCCCCCCCAGTATGGACCCATCGGCACTCAACGCGGCCATGCAGCGTCTCGATATCAACTCGCCAGGAGGGTCGCGGCCTGGAACGCCGCCGGTTCACGGCGCGTACGGCGCAGGCGACGACTTCCCCGACCTCCTGGCTGCGCGCCTGAACAGGCATGTGGGGCGCTTTGACCCGGCACGCAACCGCTTTGCCAACGCGGTGAAGCGGCCAATGCCGGCGGCACCAGTGCCAACTTTGACTGCGACCGGCGGCCGCTTTTCACCTGCGCCTGGGGCAGCGGGctttggcggcggcacCGGCGCGTTCTCGCCTGCTCCTGGTGCGGGTGCTCCGGCACCCTCCCCTCCTGCGCAGCCGCGTCCGTCGAACCGCGTCAAGTTACATCCACCTACTCTGCTCCCAACACTCAAGACGGGACAGGCCGCGAACGAGCAGTACATGAGTGCCCGTGCAACGTCCATCCGACTGGGACACGCACGCAACGCATGCCTGGCCCGCGCAGCCGACGCGTTccggcgcggcgacggggCGGCCGCGAAACGATTCTCGCGCGAGGGCAAAGCGTTAAACGAGAAGATGGTGAGCGAGAGCCACGAGGCTGCGAACATGCTGGTCAAGGAGCGGATGAAGGACGCTCAGAAGgcggtgcgcgagcgcgacccGTCCTGGTCCGACGATCCGCGTGACCGCTCCGAGCGAGGTCGCGAGTGCGGCGCGGGCTttggcctcgtcctcggcgtcgcggcggcgagcaaGGTGCCGGACGGGGCAAAGCTCAGCTCGGATGAACGCACCGAGTGTCTCCTCGACCTACATACGCTGCACGGGAACGAGGGCGCGGATATTGCCTCGCATTTcctggccgagctcgagcgggAGAACTACCGTGGATTAG CAtacgtcgtcgtcggcgaggaaaAGCACGTGGGGCAGCAGGAcccggcgcgcggcgcgagcaAGGTACGCCTTGGGGCGAGCGTCAAGTCGTTCCTCGGCGAGTGGGGATACGCATGGAGCGAGGCTGGGGGCGTGCTATGCGTTGACCCGTGCCGGTAG